The Gemmatimonadota bacterium region ATTTTTGGGATAACGTCCGGTCATGAATGTCGCACGCGATGGTGAACACACGGGATTTTGCACAAAGCATTTTGAAAATCGCATGCTCCTTTCAGATAAGGCGTCAATCGCAGGCGTTTGTATGACGCGGTCTCCCGTACATCCCAGCGTATCATATCGCAAATGGTCTGTTGTTATAAATACAATATTGGGCCGTTTGATCATCGCATACCTCATAGCAAATCATTGCTTAAAATTGTTGGACACCAGAATTTTTCAATAAACGAGATTACCAATTGCGTGCCCGCTTCATGGCTCACATAAGGCGGCTTTGCGGGGTTGTACATCGCGTCGGTCAAATCTCGAATTAGCGCGACCTGAATGCCCCAGCGCGTCATTTGTTTGATTGCAAATGTGCGATGCAACACACACATGTTGGTATGCACACCCATGATGAGCATTTTGTCGATTTCCCGGTGCTGCATATAGCTGTAAATTTCTTGTCCCTGATCGGAAATAATATCTCGTTCCTGGTCAATATCGATCCCCGCGTGTTGTCGCGTCCAGACCTGCGTGTTGATTTTCTTAGGGTCTTCACCCGTGTCTGACCCACCATCTGAATCGTCAATTGGCAGTGGGGGATCAGCGAGATCCAAATTTTCAGGCGGTTCAACGGGTGGGACATCCAATACCCGTCTCCGCGCAGGCGTATTGGCATAAACGTCGAGCGTTCCCGAGGGTGCGTGAATAATGGTCACACCTTGCTTTCGCGCGCTTTGCACAACGGCGTTCATGCGGGGGATCATTGCCTCCAATCGCTCGACCGCACCGCGACACCAGTGATTGTTCCACACATCGCATAATAACAGGACTGTTTGCTCGGGAGGCCAATAGACCCGTTCTGTTATTGTTTCCCAAACCGTATGTTCACTGTCGTCCCACAATAAGGTCTGATGCTGCACGGTTAGATTCATGGTGCCCTCCATATCAAAGATCAGGTTTCCCACACCAACCGAGGTCCCTCGTCCATCCCGCATACCACCCCCAATTGTCTTTCGCGCTGATAGCCCAGACAATGAGAAATATACGTCACACCCTCGATTTCTCGACACCGATTGCGATGCTGATGGCCGTATATGTGAATCGATGAACCGAGTTTTCGCAATAGGCGATCCAAGGCCCTTGTGCCAGCCACCCGACTGAAATTGAAATTCGACGCGCTCGTCAATGGGCGCGGGCGGGGAGCGGAATGGGACCTGCCAAAGATCAACTCCCGTCTGGGCAAAAAGTGGCTAAAGGTAATGACTGGCCCATCGCCCTGAACATGCGCGGTATTTTGGGCGAGCATATAGCGCGCAATGGGTCGCTCACCCTCGGTCCAGCGAATCAGACGGTTGTCCGCCCACATGTGCAAGGCTGCGTCTTCTCCTTCCTGGGGCACGTACAAACTGTCGGTACTTTCTTCGGGCTTTTCATACCACGACAAAAGCGGTACAATTTGTACACCAGGCAATTGCGCCCACGAGGTTTCTATGTCCAACACGTTGCACAAAGCCATAAGCGCGTGGAATTTCTCCAACGAGTCACATCGCTCATTGGGCCTCACCCACAAATCGTGATTGCCCGGTACAAAAAAAACGCGTGCAAATTTTTGCTTCAGTCCGCACAGGGTATCGCGCATCGGGTCGGCGCGGTCAGTTACATCTCCGGCCACAATCACCACATCATCGGTAAAATCGCAATTGGAAAGCCGCTGCACCCACCGATGGTTTTCCTTGTAATCGATGTGCAAATCAGAAATGGCAAAAACGCGCATGGGGTATCCAGTTGAAATAGCTATAAAAATCACAAAAGAAATCGCGCTCAATACCTCACATCGACCAGCCACGCGCTTTTGGGATTTTTTTCCCAGTATTGGCGCAATACCTGTTCGTTTGGACAAAATTCACCGCGATAGGCGACGCCACCATGAGAAATATTAAAGCTCATGGCGACTTCATCTTCGCCCGCATCAACCCAGTGGGGCGTCAATAACTGATTCCACAGCAAATCCCCGGGTTGCATGTCATAGGTCAAAATATCTACCGGATCTATTTGGGGGATGTCAATGCGCGTAACACCCGTTCGATCTTCCACGAGTTTCCGAACAGGCTCGCGTTTTTCCGGTTCCAAAAACCCGTGAAAGTGTTTTTCCCCATAAACTTGCCACGCGAGTACATGCGAGGAATCTGCGTGATAGGTCGAGCTGCACCCTTTTCCAGAGATAAATATAATGGGATAACATCTTTGCCACGTAAATCCGAGTTGAGAGAGGAATGTGCGCCAGGGAATCATTACACATTCTTGAAAGTGTTCGAGAAATTGTCCTGCGCCATAAAAATTTTGCAGATGAAAATGCGCCAGACTAATCGGCATTTCGACGGCTTTTTCTATGGGCGCAGCCTTAAACTTTTCGACCAGATTATTTTGCTCTGCATCGCTCAAGCTGTCATCTAAAAATTGAATGCGCGCCTCGGAATCGCACCGCAAAATATCTATGACTTCTTCGGTGGGGATGAGCGGCATTTCAAATTTGAACAACGCAGAATGGATAAGAAAATTTCGCTCGCCATTCCAAAGCTGGCGAAAATCATCTGCTGTTTTGGCAATCAGGTGCATTGTTTGCTCCAGTGGTTAGTGGTTAGTGGTTCGTCCACCCCTGTTCTCTTGCCTCTCTAACATACATCATCCCCCAAAGAGATTCAAGCGATCAAGATAGGGCGGCATGTAAGTACTTGACAGTAAATTTTCTTGCATTCATTATGTACTATCAATTCCCACATATAGGAGGCTAAAGATGAAAATCACCGATATTGAAGTTATTCCCATTGCGATGCCTTTGGCAAAACGCTATGACAACCACCACGGACGCACGCGTATGTACGATATCGATCAGCATGTGGTGGTCAAAATCCATACGGATAACGGGCTGATTGGCTATGGCGATTACGAAGACCGCTCTGCGATTGCTTCTGAGGAAATCGAGCCGTTAATTGGGCGCAATCCCTTTGACTTTTTGCACAATAATTTTCATATGGCTCTTGGCATGGCGCTCTACGATGTCATGGGCAAGTACCTCGAAGTGCCTGCCTATAAGCTCCTGGGGCAAAAGGTGAGAGATGCGGTGCCTGCGGCGGCGTGGACGCGGCCTTGTTCTCCTGAAGTGTTTGCCGAAGAAATCCAGCGCGCTGTCGATCAGGGGTATCGCATTTTCAAAATGCACTCCGACGCACGCTATGATGTTATTGAACAAACGCGCGCCGCTGCCGAGGTCGCGCCAGAGAGCTTTAAGCTCCACTGGGATTTCAATCACAACCGCACAATGGGTGTTGTACTTCCCATTGTTGCCGAACTTGAACGCAATTATCCAGTGGTCGGTTTTATTGAAGATCCGCTGCCCTGGGCCGATATTGATGGCTGGCGCACATTGAGACAAAAAACGCAACTGCCGCTTATTATGCACAATCCTCAACTCGGCGGCATGCAGGAGGTCTTACACGGCGCTGCTGATATTTATATGATTGGCGGGCGCATTGGCGATACTATGCGAAAGGGATTTGCTTATGGTCAGGCCAATATTCAGACGCTCCTCCAGCAATCGGGCAATACTCTGATGAAGGCTTTTACGTTGCATCAGGCGGCGGTCTTGCCCACGGCAACCGCGCATATTATCACCCTGGACGATCAATACGAAGACGATATTACCACGTCGCAACTGCTACCAACAGAGGGTTTCTGTCGCGTGCCGGAGGGGGCAGGGCTTGGTGTTGAGGTCGATGAGGAAAAACTCAAGCAGGCCGCCCAACGCGCACATATTCCCAAACTCGATGTTATTGGTGTGCTCCACCTGCCTTATGGACGCAAGTATTATACCCGCGGAGAACCCAATGTTACAAATCTTACTGGCTTTGAAGAAGGCGCATTGCGGGGTATCCATTGCGAACGCCTCGTCAGAGGCGAGTCTCCCGACTTTGAACGCGTTCACAAACGGCTCGAAGAGGAAGGTCCATTTGTTGAGTAAGGAATAAACAGGACATCTCTGTAAAGAAATGTCCTGTTGTGTTGCGGGCTGTATTATGCAATTTTAAAAGAATCGATCTGCATCGCGAGGTGGTGTGGTGGCGAAAGATACGAGGATGAGGATGAGCGCGGAAACAGGGACGATAATACCGGCGGGGATTAAGCCGGTTCCACCAATGCTGTACGCGCCTTCTGCGTTAAGGGAATCTGCATAAAAAAATAACCATAGACCAATTACACTCAGGATTGCCGCGGTTGCACCCTGCTTTGTGCTGCGCTTCCAGTACAGTGCGCCGACGAATACGGGTACCAATCCTGCGAAGCCCGTGAGTGACCAGGCACCGAGTTCAAAAATTGACCGCGTTGTAAACAGCGACGCGACAAAGGCCAGGACGAGGAATGCGGCAACAAATAGACGTCCGAACAAGACCTGCTGTTTTTCGGACAATTGATTGTCAAAACCGTAAAATCGCACAATATCTTCGGTAAACATCGCGCCCAGGGCAAGGGTTTGGGAGTCGAGCGAAGACATAATTGCCGCAAAAACACCTGCCGCCAGACATCCTGCCAGCACACCGCCCGTATGTGCCAGAATTAATTCAATCAGAATGGGACCATTCAACGGTGCCGTAAAATCAATGCGACCGACCATTCCCAGGGTGACGCTGGGCACCCATACGGCGGCGATACACAGGGGGTAGAATACTATAGGCGTTTGAAATGACCGCGCGGTTCGAGCGGAGAGCCAATGGCCGTAAATATGGGGAAATGCCGCAACACTGATGGGTAGCATGAGATAGGAGAGTATTTTGAATACGGTATAAGAGCCGCTGCCAAAAATCACAAATTCGGGGTACGTATCGCGCAGCGTTGTCATAGCTTTACCGATCCCGCCGTAGTGATCCATAATGACGAGATAGGCGATGATGCCCACGAGAATAAATACCGTTGTTTGAAAGGTATTCGCCCAGGCTGTACTTCGCATCCCACCATAGGTTACGTACAGAAATGTCACCCCACATACGAGCAAGCTGCCTGCCCAACTCGGCCACCCACCGCGCGTGATTGCCGCGAGCGCATCGCCCCCGCCTTTGACCCCTATCAGAATGTAGGGCAGCATCAACAACACCACGACGACAAATAAGAGCGTTCCCAATGCCGGCGAGGTATAGCGATCCCGGATCATCTGGATTTGGGTGACATAAGAAAACCGTTTGCCCAACCACCAGCTTTTTGTGCCGAGATAATAAAAGAGAAATGGAATCAGAATGGACGAACTTGCGCCCATAAGACCGAAAACGATAATCCCCAGGCGATAGGCTTCTCCGGATGCTCCGAGCATTGTAAATGCCGTTAGATTGGTGCCCAGCAGTGTCATCAGCAGGACTACAGGGCCAATGGTTCGGCTTGCGACAAAGTAATCTTCGGCGGTATTGCGAAACAGCCGATGTCCCAGGGTGCCGACCACTATAACCAGCCCCAGATAAATTGCGACAACCGCAATAATCATTCCCGATCCTCCACATCTAAATGATGAGGCCACGCCAGGCGTACAATCGCGAGCATAGAGAGTGTGGTCAGGACGCACAGGCCGATGTGGTAAAGCAAATTGATCGGCAATCCCAGGATTAGTGTGTCGTTGTCCCACATCCAGATATTAAAAAATAAAATCAGCAGGACGAGCAAAACACTCAGGGGCCAGATTTTTGTTTGTTGTGACATAATGTTATCCTTTTTGTTTTGCTCGAGATTACGGCCTCTGCGCGCCTTTTGTTTCGACGTACACTGAGTACAAGCACATGCCGCCGGTCATGAAGAGGCGGTTTTTCTTTTGTCCGCCAAAGCAGAGGTTGGAACACACTTCGGGCAGGTGAATTTTGCCAATGAGGTCGCCATTGGGCGCGAAAATTTTGACGCCGTTATCTTCGGGATTGCCCCAGCCCGAACTGCTCCACAGGTTGCCGTCAATGTCGCAGCGAATGCCATCGGCGAATCCGGGCGCCATGTCGGCAAATATGCGACTGTTTTTGAGGCGGTTATTTTCGACATCAAAAGCGCGGATATGCGCAGGTCCACCCAGTCCATGAGAGGAGCCGGTATCGGCGATATAGAGAATTTTTTCGTCGGGTGAGAAACACAGTCCATTGGGGCGTACAAAATCGTCGGCAACAACTGTGGCTTTTCCGGTGGTGGGGTCGAGGCGATAGACGTTGGTTGGCAGTTCGTAGTCGGCAATGTGTCCTTCGTAGTCGAGCATGATGCCGTACCCTGGATCGGTGAACCATATACTGCCATCGGAATGCGCGGTGACGTCATTGGGCGCATTGAGCGGTTTGCCCTCAAAGCTGTCGATGAGCACAGTGATGGTCCCGTCGTATTCGGTGCGGGTGACGCGCCGCGTACCGTGTTCACAGGTAATCAGGCGGCCTGCCTGGTCGCGGGTATGGCCATTGCAATAACTGGAAGGTTGGCGATAGACGCTGAGGTTACCGTCGCTTTCGTCCCAGCGCATGATGCGATTATTGGGTATGTCGCTGAAGAGTACACAACGCGCGTCTCCAAACCAAACCGGGCCTTCGCCCCAGCGCAGGCCAGTACAGAGCCGTTCGACAGCGGCGTTGCCAATGGCGTATTTTTCAAAGCGCGTGTCCAGAATTTCAATGGCGGGATCGGGATAGGGAACAGGACTGCCGTCCCACGGACGGGTTTTCCAATCGGACATTTTTTCTCCTTAGAGGTGTTTGATGCCTGTGCGTACAAAACAAATATCGCGTTCTGGGCGTGTGGCGAAGGACTGTACTGCGATTGGGTAGAAGAAGGGATGGAAGGGGGGATCTAATCCAGCGAAAATTCTATGGGCATAATCATCCAGACTTTGCGGCGTTCTCCCTGGTGTTTGCCGGGGCGAAATCGAAATTGCCACGCTGCGTCTAATGCCGCTTTCCTGAACATTTCTGGGCCGTGAATAAACTGGACGTCTTCTACATTGCCTACCTTGTCAACCAGTACTTTGACCGTGACTTTGCCTTCAATGCGTTTTTTTCGCGCTTCGGGGGGATATTCAGGCGTGACAATTCGGCTTGGATGGGGTTTGTAGTCGATCTCCATATAGTCGAGCGGTTCGTCCAAGTCTGTTCCCGCTGTGCTTGCTAAATTGGGGATAAATATTTTGTCGAGGTCCAGCTCGGTTGATTCAATTGTCACATCCTCAGGGACCTCGTCGCCTTCAACTGCCAGGGGCACTTGAGGGCGCGGTGGCGGTGGCGGACGCTTTTGTTGGCTGGTTTCGGGGATATCAACTCTGAGAATTTTGGGGACGGATTGTGTCAGGTGTACGGTGGGATGGTATTCGGGGTAGAGCAAAGCAACGGCGATGAAGATTATGAGATTCAACAGGCTCGCGCGCATCATGTTCGGCCAGTAGGGCAATTTTAAGTCCGCATCGGGTTTTTTTGCGCGCGTTTCTATCTGGACGTCGCAGGGCTGGGCAGATAGTCTTTTTTGAAATTCGCGCTGCGCCTGGCGCGCCTGATAAATTTGACCGCTTAGCGTGTTCCCAAATCTGATCTGGACGAGGTTCATGCGATTCCCGTTTAATGAACTGTGCTGTATGCAGGCGTACTTTAGATTTTTAACTTAAGAGAAAGTTCCAATTCCACTGATGTAGATAGGGGGCATGGGGCAACAATTTATATGAGTCTGTGGCATTTGTCCAGACGAATCCATATCAAACCAGTTGTGTTTTGGGGCGATGGATTGTAATATACAGGGGATATTTGGGTCATTACAAACTGCTATTGGAGGAAGAAATGAATCGTCAGATTACGCTTGCTGCACGTCCTGAAGGTTTTCCCGTGCCGGGAGATTTTAAGCTCGTTGAAACGCCTATTCCAGATCCTGGAGAAGGCGAAGTGTTGTCGAGAACGCTGTTTATGTCGGTTGATCCCTATATGCGCGGGCGGATGAATGATCGGGCATCGTATGCGGCAAATGTGCAAATTGGCGATGTGATGGTGGGCGGCACGGTGGGGGAGGTGATCGCGTCGAATGATCCCAATTTTGAGGTTGGCGATATTGTCCAGGCACAAATTGGGTGGCAGGCTTATGGCGTGTCTAAGGGATCAAATTTGCGCAAGGTCAATCCAGACCTTGCACCTGTATCAACGGCTTTGGGGGTGTTGGGCATGCCTGGGCTTACGGCGTATTTTGGATTGCTGGAAGTTGGGCAGCCCAAAGAAGGTGAGACCGTGCTGGTGACGGGTGCTGCAGGTGCTGTGGGATCAATTGTGGGACAGATAGCCAAAATCGTGGGCTGCCGCGTTGTGGGTGTGGCGGGGTCGGATGAAAAGATCGCCCATGTGGTTGACGAGTTGGGTTTTGACGCCGCTTTCAATTACAAGGAGGTCGATGATTATAGTGCCGAATTGCAACGCCTGTGTCCCGATGGTATTGATGTATTCTTCGACAATGTGGGTGGCGCGGTTTCCGATGCGGTTTTTCCCCTGATGAATGTGCGTGGTCGCATTTCTGTTTGCGGACAAATATCGCAATACAATTTGACCGCTCCAGAACAGGGTCCGCGGATGATGTGGTACTTTATTTCACAAAGATTGACGATGCGCGGTTTTCTGGTTTTTGACTTTGAAGATCAGCATGCCGAAGCACTCAACCAGATGGCTATTTGGGTCAATGAAGGGCGGATTAAATATCGGGAAGATATCTGGGAGGGGTTGGAGAATGCCCCCGAGGCATTTATCGATATGATGCGGGGTGGCAATACCGGGAAGCGCGTCGTAAAGGTGGCGGACTGAGGTGGGTATGACAGATTATCAGGTCGAACATTTTCATCGCAATGGATTTTTTTTCGTTCCAAATCCGCTGGACGATGATGCTATGTTTGAGATTGACCGACGCCAGCGAGCGGTTGAACCGGAGTGGTCAAAGGCTGAGTGGACAGAGGGTTTTAACCGGGGGGCTTGCCAGTTTTTTATGGTGGGCGAGCCGTTGTTGCAGGCGGTGGAGCGCCCGGAATTTGTGGGTATGGCACAGCGCATTTTGGGGTGTGAAGATGTGCATGTGGGCGCGTGTGGGTTGGGCGATGCGTCGAAGATTGTTTCGGCAGATGGGCGTTTGCTGCAGCAGGTCCACTGGCACGCGGATGGGGGACCAGATGTACGGCAGGTGTCGATGCGTACGGCATTGGACAGGCACGATCCATCCAATGCGCCGTTGCGCGTATTGCCCGGTACACATGTTAGACTCCGCGAGGAAGTTATTGAAGAATTGCGACAAATCGAACTTGCGACCGGGCAGCACGATGAGATGCCCGAGTTGTTATTTGCCTCGCATCCCCGCGAGGTAGAAGTGATTCTGGATCCGAGATGGACGCTGGTGTGGACGCCGAGTTGCTGGCATGCGACGGGTGTGAAGACGGCAGCGGGTCCAAGGCGTGCGATGGCGTGGAATTATTTCCCGAGCGGGGGACGCAAGCGAGATGTGGAGGCGCTGAAGTACGTGATTGAGGGGTGGGAGGATTGGTCCGATGATCGGAAGCGGTTATGGGGGCTTGGATCAGGATAGTCAGGATGAGAGGATGATCAGGATGAAAGGCGAAAGGTATCCGCAGATGGATGCGGATGAGAGGTTGTCTGGGAGCGGCGCACAGGTTTGGTGCCGCTCTTATTTTTGGGATACAGTTATCAGCGCGCCGATGGCATATATTCCACCGCCAATGAGAAAAATCCAGTCCGATGGTAAATGTACCTGCTGTGTCATCCATCCGAGCATAGGGCCTGTTGCGGAGCCGAAGTCAGATGCTGTTACGTATCCGGCAACTGAACGCGAACCGCGCATTCCCGCCTCGGCGTGCATGACTACTGTTGCACCAACACCGCACAAAAAAAACATCACCACGCACAAGATCAACAATCCCGTATTGGATGTGATTGATGCCGAGAACAGAGCTAACATCCCGATGCCAAAATAAATGGTTGCACTCCACCGCCGTCCCAGCCGATCGCTGATATGGCCCAGAAAAGGACCACCGAGCGCGTCGGCAATCCATCGTGAAGATAGCAACAGGCCGTTTAATGTGGCTACGCCGATGACCATACCCAACAGGTTCAGAGATGTGCCCACGGTTTCGACGAGGACTACTCCCAGGGTGGACATTAAAATGCCCGGCCCAACGCACCCGATCACAAATCCGCAAATCAACAATTTGGGGACCCAGCCCGAGTCCTCAACACTTTCTTTATCTCTGTTTTCATGTAAAACGGCGCGCCGGCCCAACCATCCCAGGGGTGTTCCTATCAATGAGATGATGGCGAATAAAAAGAGTGTGAGTGTAAATCCAATGATGTCGTGAGCCAGCCCGCCTAAAAAATTGCCCGCCAACGACCCAAGGCGCGATACGCCGTTGTAAAATCCCATTCTCTGGCCGATCATTGCTGGCGGCGTGGTATCTACCACGGTCATCAAGCCAATCTGACGTATAAATGACCAGGATAATCCCCAGAGCATGCGCGCGATAAGCAAGATGGAAAAAGAGGTGACAACGCCGTAAACGGCCGTCAATACGGCTCCGAGAATCAGGGAGCCTGTCATCAAAGCCGTCAGATTATAGCGCTGGCACAATTTTTCAGCCAGGGTGTTTGTTATCAGGCGCACCCAGCGATTTACCGAGAGAATGATGCCAACCTGATAAGGTATCAGTCCAATTTTAGCATAATGTGTTGGCAGCACTGAGTACAGCATCTGGTCGCCCAATAGAGAAAATGCCGTGGCCAGTGCAATGAATACAACAGCGTGTGACGATTGCATTATGGATGATGTTCGACATTTTCTCCGCGATGCTCGCCGTCGATAAATGCCTGCGTAAATGCCGCTACCTGTGTTATTGCATCTTCCACGAGCGCTGCACCGGCTTCTGCGGTGGCTTCCAGAGGTTCCTTATCTACTTGATCCTGCATTGCATCGTGGCGCACGTTTTCGGGCCACAGTGCCAGCGCAAATGCCGTTTCAAATTCCTGTGCGTGTCCCGGATAGCGTTTTGTTTTTAAATTTTGTTCGGCCACATCTTTTGACATGAGATCCCAGTAAGAAGTCCATTGCAGATTTACGTCGGGGCGGTCGATCTTGAAAAACAATCGCCATTGACCAAATATGCCCCGCAAGGGAGCTACATTGCCGCCGTGACCATTTAGCACAATGACATTTTTTACGCCATGGCGCACCAGGCTTTCGACTGCGTCGAATAACACGGCCAGCCACGACCCGGGTTTGGCTGTCACGGTTCCTTTGTGTACCATGTGGTGTTCGGAGATGCCCACGGCCATCGGTACATTGACAATTACCTGGGGGTACAATCGTTTGGCAGCCTCCACCGCGACATGGGTTGACGAAGCGGTGTCGTGCTCCATTGCCAGGTGCTCTAAATGCTGCTCGTTGCTTCCCACCGGAATAATCGCGGTTTGAAATTCTCCGCGCTCCAGTGCTTCCCGAAATTCGCGTCGCGTCAATTTCGCCAGCAGAATTTGCTCGCTCATCGCGTTTCTCCTTGTGTTAATTAATCTTGTGAATAATACTCCGCGGTCTGGTCAGACGATGCCGCATCGCCATTTTGTATCTTGTGGCGGATTAATCCCCGCATCGCCCTGTACATGACATAAATCGAAATGGCTGCCCAAACAAATGCAATCGGATATGCCAATATCTCTATGCCGAAATACCGTGCCAATATTCCAGCATCGGTGTGTTCTGTCTGCATCCACAAATCCGTGCGAAAATCGTACAAACTGTACAAACACAGGACAATACCCGTCCATGTTGCCAGGAGATGGGATAAGCGACCAAATCGAATCGTTACAAGAATCAGTACGAGACCGCAGGTCGCGCCAAACCAGAAATCGAGTGTCCCAAATGGCGTGTACAGTACAGCCATTCCAATTTGCAAAACACCGATCAATCCGAGCAATATTCTTTGCGTGCCCAGCCATCGGCCCGTGTAAATCAGCAATGCACCGAGAATGGACGATCCCACATATCCCGCTGAACTGATGAGTGGAAATATTCCCCCTCGGCTGATCACATGCCCCGACTCATTCCACCGCACGCGCAGTTCTTCTACTTCACCACCTGTTGCAATTGCCATACTCGCATGGCCCATTTCGTGTATCCACACCACAAATACGCGAAAGGGTTTTATCACGGGCGTATCCCACAATGCCAGCGCGATAACTGCCAATAGCAGATGCAGCCAGAATGTTCTTATTATGATCATTCCCAATACAAACCTATCGTCCAGATTCGAGATTTACGGAAACGGCGTCCAATTTATCTCGCAATGCGGCATCCAGAACCCATCCCACGCCCCCGATATTGTCCTCTAAATGCGCGATGGTGT contains the following coding sequences:
- a CDS encoding isochorismatase family protein, with the translated sequence MNLTVQHQTLLWDDSEHTVWETITERVYWPPEQTVLLLCDVWNNHWCRGAVERLEAMIPRMNAVVQSARKQGVTIIHAPSGTLDVYANTPARRRVLDVPPVEPPENLDLADPPLPIDDSDGGSDTGEDPKKINTQVWTRQHAGIDIDQERDIISDQGQEIYSYMQHREIDKMLIMGVHTNMCVLHRTFAIKQMTRWGIQVALIRDLTDAMYNPAKPPYVSHEAGTQLVISFIEKFWCPTILSNDLL
- a CDS encoding metallophosphoesterase, which translates into the protein MSKRTGIAPILGKKSQKRVAGRCEVLSAISFVIFIAISTGYPMRVFAISDLHIDYKENHRWVQRLSNCDFTDDVVIVAGDVTDRADPMRDTLCGLKQKFARVFFVPGNHDLWVRPNERCDSLEKFHALMALCNVLDIETSWAQLPGVQIVPLLSWYEKPEESTDSLYVPQEGEDAALHMWADNRLIRWTEGERPIARYMLAQNTAHVQGDGPVITFSHFLPRRELIFGRSHSAPRPRPLTSASNFNFSRVAGTRALDRLLRKLGSSIHIYGHQHRNRCREIEGVTYISHCLGYQRERQLGVVCGMDEGPRLVWET
- a CDS encoding sodium:solute symporter family protein is translated as MIIAVVAIYLGLVIVVGTLGHRLFRNTAEDYFVASRTIGPVVLLMTLLGTNLTAFTMLGASGEAYRLGIIVFGLMGASSSILIPFLFYYLGTKSWWLGKRFSYVTQIQMIRDRYTSPALGTLLFVVVVLLMLPYILIGVKGGGDALAAITRGGWPSWAGSLLVCGVTFLYVTYGGMRSTAWANTFQTTVFILVGIIAYLVIMDHYGGIGKAMTTLRDTYPEFVIFGSGSYTVFKILSYLMLPISVAAFPHIYGHWLSARTARSFQTPIVFYPLCIAAVWVPSVTLGMVGRIDFTAPLNGPILIELILAHTGGVLAGCLAAGVFAAIMSSLDSQTLALGAMFTEDIVRFYGFDNQLSEKQQVLFGRLFVAAFLVLAFVASLFTTRSIFELGAWSLTGFAGLVPVFVGALYWKRSTKQGATAAILSVIGLWLFFYADSLNAEGAYSIGGTGLIPAGIIVPVSALILILVSFATTPPRDADRFF
- a CDS encoding DUF3311 domain-containing protein; this encodes MSQQTKIWPLSVLLVLLILFFNIWMWDNDTLILGLPINLLYHIGLCVLTTLSMLAIVRLAWPHHLDVEDRE
- a CDS encoding SMP-30/gluconolactonase/LRE family protein, producing MSDWKTRPWDGSPVPYPDPAIEILDTRFEKYAIGNAAVERLCTGLRWGEGPVWFGDARCVLFSDIPNNRIMRWDESDGNLSVYRQPSSYCNGHTRDQAGRLITCEHGTRRVTRTEYDGTITVLIDSFEGKPLNAPNDVTAHSDGSIWFTDPGYGIMLDYEGHIADYELPTNVYRLDPTTGKATVVADDFVRPNGLCFSPDEKILYIADTGSSHGLGGPAHIRAFDVENNRLKNSRIFADMAPGFADGIRCDIDGNLWSSSGWGNPEDNGVKIFAPNGDLIGKIHLPEVCSNLCFGGQKKNRLFMTGGMCLYSVYVETKGAQRP
- a CDS encoding energy transducer TonB; amino-acid sequence: MNLVQIRFGNTLSGQIYQARQAQREFQKRLSAQPCDVQIETRAKKPDADLKLPYWPNMMRASLLNLIIFIAVALLYPEYHPTVHLTQSVPKILRVDIPETSQQKRPPPPPRPQVPLAVEGDEVPEDVTIESTELDLDKIFIPNLASTAGTDLDEPLDYMEIDYKPHPSRIVTPEYPPEARKKRIEGKVTVKVLVDKVGNVEDVQFIHGPEMFRKAALDAAWQFRFRPGKHQGERRKVWMIMPIEFSLD
- a CDS encoding NADP-dependent oxidoreductase: MNRQITLAARPEGFPVPGDFKLVETPIPDPGEGEVLSRTLFMSVDPYMRGRMNDRASYAANVQIGDVMVGGTVGEVIASNDPNFEVGDIVQAQIGWQAYGVSKGSNLRKVNPDLAPVSTALGVLGMPGLTAYFGLLEVGQPKEGETVLVTGAAGAVGSIVGQIAKIVGCRVVGVAGSDEKIAHVVDELGFDAAFNYKEVDDYSAELQRLCPDGIDVFFDNVGGAVSDAVFPLMNVRGRISVCGQISQYNLTAPEQGPRMMWYFISQRLTMRGFLVFDFEDQHAEALNQMAIWVNEGRIKYREDIWEGLENAPEAFIDMMRGGNTGKRVVKVAD
- a CDS encoding phytanoyl-CoA dioxygenase family protein, translated to MTDYQVEHFHRNGFFFVPNPLDDDAMFEIDRRQRAVEPEWSKAEWTEGFNRGACQFFMVGEPLLQAVERPEFVGMAQRILGCEDVHVGACGLGDASKIVSADGRLLQQVHWHADGGPDVRQVSMRTALDRHDPSNAPLRVLPGTHVRLREEVIEELRQIELATGQHDEMPELLFASHPREVEVILDPRWTLVWTPSCWHATGVKTAAGPRRAMAWNYFPSGGRKRDVEALKYVIEGWEDWSDDRKRLWGLGSG
- a CDS encoding MFS transporter, with the protein product MQSSHAVVFIALATAFSLLGDQMLYSVLPTHYAKIGLIPYQVGIILSVNRWVRLITNTLAEKLCQRYNLTALMTGSLILGAVLTAVYGVVTSFSILLIARMLWGLSWSFIRQIGLMTVVDTTPPAMIGQRMGFYNGVSRLGSLAGNFLGGLAHDIIGFTLTLFLFAIISLIGTPLGWLGRRAVLHENRDKESVEDSGWVPKLLICGFVIGCVGPGILMSTLGVVLVETVGTSLNLLGMVIGVATLNGLLLSSRWIADALGGPFLGHISDRLGRRWSATIYFGIGMLALFSASITSNTGLLILCVVMFFLCGVGATVVMHAEAGMRGSRSVAGYVTASDFGSATGPMLGWMTQQVHLPSDWIFLIGGGIYAIGALITVSQK
- a CDS encoding creatininase family protein; translated protein: MSEQILLAKLTRREFREALERGEFQTAIIPVGSNEQHLEHLAMEHDTASSTHVAVEAAKRLYPQVIVNVPMAVGISEHHMVHKGTVTAKPGSWLAVLFDAVESLVRHGVKNVIVLNGHGGNVAPLRGIFGQWRLFFKIDRPDVNLQWTSYWDLMSKDVAEQNLKTKRYPGHAQEFETAFALALWPENVRHDAMQDQVDKEPLEATAEAGAALVEDAITQVAAFTQAFIDGEHRGENVEHHP